From Canis aureus isolate CA01 chromosome 7, VMU_Caureus_v.1.0, whole genome shotgun sequence, a single genomic window includes:
- the LOC144317734 gene encoding butyrophilin subfamily 3 member A3-like isoform X4: MFSETYAQDAEGLYSVEAALVVRDSSSGNVTCSVLNPILGQEKVMAIFIPEPFFPQTSPWKPAFMVTLTVLTLLIFGAAYYTKREHTAKQQERQEREKLHRDKEEDQQTKEKVLKDRGELQADLDWRKSVYLSAWRKAQLYADWRKKMFQALSVTLDPESAHPNLAVSDEKTSVTWKDTCEIGEESGVPSVLGCGAITSGCCFWEVEISKRSRGEWALGVCRGDVNREGWYKELPEKGFWAVGKYGKSLCACDRSGTQLSLRQFPHRIGIFLDLKEGEEGEVSFYNMTDGSHIFSFSLASSSGTLFPYFRLSSEDVFLTICSIVSGPAETPVPLNNPPSSLEEPMSLSEEGFSSGSGVDGALPGAESPLLSCSPEAMFP, translated from the exons ATGTTCTCTGAGACATATGCCCAAGATGCTGAAGGACTGTACAGTGTGGAGGCTGCTCTGGTGGTGAGGGACAGCTCCTCAGGGAACGTGACCTGCTCGGTCCTCAACCCCATCCTGGGCCAGGAGAAGGTGATGGCCATTTTCATTCCAG AGCCCTTCTTCCCCCAGACTTCtccctggaagccagctttcatgGTGACCCTGACCGTGCTGACACTCCTAATCTTTGGGGCTGCCTACTACACTAAGAGAGAACATACTGCAAagcagcaggagaggcaggaaCGGGAGAAACTGCACAGGGACAAGGAGGAGGACCAGCAGACAAAGGAGAAGGTGCTGAAGGACAGAG GAGAACTCCAAGCAGATCTTG ACTGGAGGAAATCTGTTTACCTGTCTG CCTGGAGAAAAGCACAGCTGTATGCAG attGGCGGAAGAAGATGTTCCAGGCCT TGTCTGTCACTCTGGATCCAGAGTCTGCACATCCCAACCTTGCTGTTTCTGATGAAAAGACTAGTGTGACCTGGAAGGACACATGTGAGATCGGAGAAGAAAGCGGTGTTCCAAGCGTCTTGGGCTGTGGGGCTATAACATCAGGATGCTGTTTCTGGGAGGTGGAGATTAGCAAAAGAAGCAGAGGGGAGTGGGCTCTCGGGGTTTGTAGGGGAGATGTGAATAGGGAGGGGTGGTACAAAGAGCTTCCAGAAAAGGGATTCTGGGCTGTGGGGAAGTATGGAAAAAGTCTCTGTGCCTGTGACCGCTCTGGGACTCAGCTATCCCTTAGGCAGTTTCCTCACAGGATAGGGATTTTTCTGGACCTCAAAGAAGGTGAAGAAGGTGAGGTCTCCTTTTATAACATGACTGATGGCTCCcacattttctccttctctctagcTTCATCCTCTGGGACTCTGTTTCCATACTTCAGGTTGAGTTCAGAAGATGTGTTCCTGACCATCTGCTCCATAGTGAGTGGGCCTGCAGAGACTCCTGTGCCCCTTAACAATCCCCCTTCTTCTTTGGAGGAACCTATGAGCCTCTCAGAGGAGGGGTTCAGCTCAGGGTCTGGTGTTGATGGTGCTCTCCCAGGGGCTGAATCTCCATTACTCTCCTGTAGCCCTGAGGCTATGTTTCCATAG
- the LOC144316910 gene encoding butyrophilin-like protein 1 codes for MFSETYAQDAEGLYSVEAALVVRDSSSGNVTCSVLNPILGQEKVMAIFIPEPFFPQTSPWKPAFMVTLTVLTLLIFGAAYYTKREHTAKQQERQEREKLHRDKEEDQQTKEKVLKDRGDILCSQLTCFLCCLSDWRKSVYLSGK; via the exons ATGTTCTCTGAGACATATGCCCAAGATGCTGAAGGACTGTACAGTGTGGAGGCTGCTCTGGTGGTGAGGGACAGCTCCTCAGGGAACGTGACCTGCTCGGTCCTCAACCCCATCCTGGGCCAGGAGAAGGTGATGGCCATTTTCATTCCAG AGCCCTTCTTCCCCCAGACTTCtccctggaagccagctttcatgGTGACCCTGACCGTGCTGACACTCCTAATCTTTGGGGCTGCCTACTACACTAAGAGAGAACATACTGCAAagcagcaggagaggcaggaaCGGGAGAAACTGCACAGGGACAAGGAGGAGGACCAGCAGACAAAGGAGAAGGTGCTGAAGGACAGAG GAGACATTCTGTGTTCTCAGCTcacttgtttcctgtgttgcCTTTCAGACTGGAGGAAATCTGTTTATCTGTCTGGTAAGTAA
- the LOC144317734 gene encoding butyrophilin subfamily 3 member A3-like isoform X2, whose translation MEDRCRHSLLSHLPSLLLLFQLPFAGSAGVGSAPQVRIQGPEEDGIRVMCMASGWFPKPQVQWRALSGEKFLMFSETYAQDAEGLYSVEAALVVRDSSSGNVTCSVLNPILGQEKVMAIFIPEPFFPQTSPWKPAFMVTLTVLTLLIFGAAYYTKREHTAKQQERQEREKLHRDKEEDQQTKEKVLKDRGELQADLDWRKSVYLSAWRKAQLYADWRKKMFQALSVTLDPESAHPNLAVSDEKTSVTWKDTCEIGEESGVPSVLGCGAITSGCCFWEVEISKRSRGEWALGVCRGDVNREGWYKELPEKGFWAVGKYGKSLCACDRSGTQLSLRQFPHRIGIFLDLKEGEEGEVSFYNMTDGSHIFSFSLASSSGTLFPYFRLSSEDVFLTICSIVSGPAETPVPLNNPPSSLEEPMSLSEEGFSSGSGVDGALPGAESPLLSCSPEAMFP comes from the exons GTGTGGGTTCTGCTCCTCAAGTGCGCATCCAAGGGCCAGAGGAGGATGGAATCCGAGTGATGTGCATGGCCTCAGGGTGGTTCCCAAAACCCCAGGTGCAGTGGCGAGCCCTCAGTGGGGAGAAGTTCCTGATGTTCTCTGAGACATATGCCCAAGATGCTGAAGGACTGTACAGTGTGGAGGCTGCTCTGGTGGTGAGGGACAGCTCCTCAGGGAACGTGACCTGCTCGGTCCTCAACCCCATCCTGGGCCAGGAGAAGGTGATGGCCATTTTCATTCCAG AGCCCTTCTTCCCCCAGACTTCtccctggaagccagctttcatgGTGACCCTGACCGTGCTGACACTCCTAATCTTTGGGGCTGCCTACTACACTAAGAGAGAACATACTGCAAagcagcaggagaggcaggaaCGGGAGAAACTGCACAGGGACAAGGAGGAGGACCAGCAGACAAAGGAGAAGGTGCTGAAGGACAGAG GAGAACTCCAAGCAGATCTTG ACTGGAGGAAATCTGTTTACCTGTCTG CCTGGAGAAAAGCACAGCTGTATGCAG attGGCGGAAGAAGATGTTCCAGGCCT TGTCTGTCACTCTGGATCCAGAGTCTGCACATCCCAACCTTGCTGTTTCTGATGAAAAGACTAGTGTGACCTGGAAGGACACATGTGAGATCGGAGAAGAAAGCGGTGTTCCAAGCGTCTTGGGCTGTGGGGCTATAACATCAGGATGCTGTTTCTGGGAGGTGGAGATTAGCAAAAGAAGCAGAGGGGAGTGGGCTCTCGGGGTTTGTAGGGGAGATGTGAATAGGGAGGGGTGGTACAAAGAGCTTCCAGAAAAGGGATTCTGGGCTGTGGGGAAGTATGGAAAAAGTCTCTGTGCCTGTGACCGCTCTGGGACTCAGCTATCCCTTAGGCAGTTTCCTCACAGGATAGGGATTTTTCTGGACCTCAAAGAAGGTGAAGAAGGTGAGGTCTCCTTTTATAACATGACTGATGGCTCCcacattttctccttctctctagcTTCATCCTCTGGGACTCTGTTTCCATACTTCAGGTTGAGTTCAGAAGATGTGTTCCTGACCATCTGCTCCATAGTGAGTGGGCCTGCAGAGACTCCTGTGCCCCTTAACAATCCCCCTTCTTCTTTGGAGGAACCTATGAGCCTCTCAGAGGAGGGGTTCAGCTCAGGGTCTGGTGTTGATGGTGCTCTCCCAGGGGCTGAATCTCCATTACTCTCCTGTAGCCCTGAGGCTATGTTTCCATAG